The following proteins come from a genomic window of Prionailurus viverrinus isolate Anna chromosome D1, UM_Priviv_1.0, whole genome shotgun sequence:
- the LOC125176509 gene encoding uncharacterized protein LOC125176509 isoform X2 yields MTTTHQISLQSPLLGQSTFPVHIQGRKIGPIVRPGHMEYTSQYQSDFQASGWNQVLKTDPDKRSQGINKYTQTVQKDNASGWQPTMHQHPKPRWVKQEMTILGRKSNVKFDGGTVTRDCRTQPQVCYGDLHHRGYEKPLSVGSRAPPQDQTTTRTSYMPLFSERLNLCKPKVNSSKWEPNKISLLSKGKHSDQSSCLKAGSRSTFDKRTQNPKKIIIIGRKKPPK; encoded by the exons ATGACCACTACTCATCAGATTTCCTTGCAGAGCCCTCTTCTTGGTCAGTCCACGTTCCCAGTTCATATTCAGGGCAGAAAAATAGGACCAATAGTGCGTCCAGGCCATATGGAGTACACCAGCCAATACCAGAGTGACTTCCAAGCCTCAGGGTGGAATCAAGTCCTCAAAACTGACCCAGACAAAAGAAGCCAGGGGATCAA CAAATATACCCAGACTGTGCAGAAAGACAATGCCTCTGGCTGGCAGCCCACTATGCATCAGCATCCGAAGCCGAGATGGGTGAAGCAGGAGATGACCATCCTGGGTAGGAAGAGCAATGTCAAGTTTGACGGAGGCACAGTGACCAGG GACTGTAGAACCCAGCCCCAAGTATGCTACGGAGACCTTCACCACAGAGGCTATGAGAAGCCCCTG AGTGTGGGTTCGCGGGCACCACCTCAGGATCAAACTACCACCAGGACCTCCTACATGCCCTTGTTTTCTGAAAGATTGAACCTCTGTAAGCCCAAGGTCAACAGCAGCAAATGGGAGCCAAACAAAATTTCTCTACTGAGCAAAGGAAAACATTCAG ACCAGTCCAGCTGCCTGAAAGCCGGCTCCAGAAGTACTTTTGACAAGAGGACTCAAAAtcccaaaaaaataataataatcggGAGAAAGAAACCGCCCAAATAA
- the LOC125176509 gene encoding uncharacterized protein LOC125176509 isoform X1, with protein sequence MGRNPPIQISLQSPLLGQSTFPVHIQGRKIGPIVRPGHMEYTSQYQSDFQASGWNQVLKTDPDKRSQGINKYTQTVQKDNASGWQPTMHQHPKPRWVKQEMTILGRKSNVKFDGGTVTRDCRTQPQVCYGDLHHRGYEKPLSVGSRAPPQDQTTTRTSYMPLFSERLNLCKPKVNSSKWEPNKISLLSKGKHSDQSSCLKAGSRSTFDKRTQNPKKIIIIGRKKPPK encoded by the exons ATGGGGAGAAACCCTCCCATTCAG ATTTCCTTGCAGAGCCCTCTTCTTGGTCAGTCCACGTTCCCAGTTCATATTCAGGGCAGAAAAATAGGACCAATAGTGCGTCCAGGCCATATGGAGTACACCAGCCAATACCAGAGTGACTTCCAAGCCTCAGGGTGGAATCAAGTCCTCAAAACTGACCCAGACAAAAGAAGCCAGGGGATCAA CAAATATACCCAGACTGTGCAGAAAGACAATGCCTCTGGCTGGCAGCCCACTATGCATCAGCATCCGAAGCCGAGATGGGTGAAGCAGGAGATGACCATCCTGGGTAGGAAGAGCAATGTCAAGTTTGACGGAGGCACAGTGACCAGG GACTGTAGAACCCAGCCCCAAGTATGCTACGGAGACCTTCACCACAGAGGCTATGAGAAGCCCCTG AGTGTGGGTTCGCGGGCACCACCTCAGGATCAAACTACCACCAGGACCTCCTACATGCCCTTGTTTTCTGAAAGATTGAACCTCTGTAAGCCCAAGGTCAACAGCAGCAAATGGGAGCCAAACAAAATTTCTCTACTGAGCAAAGGAAAACATTCAG ACCAGTCCAGCTGCCTGAAAGCCGGCTCCAGAAGTACTTTTGACAAGAGGACTCAAAAtcccaaaaaaataataataatcggGAGAAAGAAACCGCCCAAATAA
- the LOC125176509 gene encoding uncharacterized protein LOC125176509 isoform X3 → MGRNPPIQSPLLGQSTFPVHIQGRKIGPIVRPGHMEYTSQYQSDFQASGWNQVLKTDPDKRSQGINKYTQTVQKDNASGWQPTMHQHPKPRWVKQEMTILGRKSNVKFDGGTVTRDCRTQPQVCYGDLHHRGYEKPLSVGSRAPPQDQTTTRTSYMPLFSERLNLCKPKVNSSKWEPNKISLLSKGKHSDQSSCLKAGSRSTFDKRTQNPKKIIIIGRKKPPK, encoded by the exons ATGGGGAGAAACCCTCCCATTCAG AGCCCTCTTCTTGGTCAGTCCACGTTCCCAGTTCATATTCAGGGCAGAAAAATAGGACCAATAGTGCGTCCAGGCCATATGGAGTACACCAGCCAATACCAGAGTGACTTCCAAGCCTCAGGGTGGAATCAAGTCCTCAAAACTGACCCAGACAAAAGAAGCCAGGGGATCAA CAAATATACCCAGACTGTGCAGAAAGACAATGCCTCTGGCTGGCAGCCCACTATGCATCAGCATCCGAAGCCGAGATGGGTGAAGCAGGAGATGACCATCCTGGGTAGGAAGAGCAATGTCAAGTTTGACGGAGGCACAGTGACCAGG GACTGTAGAACCCAGCCCCAAGTATGCTACGGAGACCTTCACCACAGAGGCTATGAGAAGCCCCTG AGTGTGGGTTCGCGGGCACCACCTCAGGATCAAACTACCACCAGGACCTCCTACATGCCCTTGTTTTCTGAAAGATTGAACCTCTGTAAGCCCAAGGTCAACAGCAGCAAATGGGAGCCAAACAAAATTTCTCTACTGAGCAAAGGAAAACATTCAG ACCAGTCCAGCTGCCTGAAAGCCGGCTCCAGAAGTACTTTTGACAAGAGGACTCAAAAtcccaaaaaaataataataatcggGAGAAAGAAACCGCCCAAATAA